From Deinococcus aerolatus, one genomic window encodes:
- the prfB gene encoding peptide chain release factor 2 (programmed frameshift), giving the protein MQELLEKLASLREYLDIPGKTRRLNELDRELSDPDLWNDSDRARKVTQEAGTVRRIVDEYNSLKSDAEGLSEMLEMADAEEREMLAEEYGGIAARVDGLYKETLFTMKHADTSAIVRVKSGAGGTESQDWAGMLSRMFMRWGERRGYKVELIDQQDGDQAGVLSSEFIIRGDKAYGMLAPEHGVHRLVRVSPFDSNNRRHTSFASVDVVAEVPEEEINIHIPDSDLRRDVFRSQGAGGQGVNTTDSAVRLTHLPTGLAVASQVTRSQIKNHDIALQILKQRLYDIEIKKREAEEAKARGEQKKIEWGSQIRSYVLDKQYIKDHRSGVMKHNPDAVLDGDLDDLMWAGLEWMAGKRVAEESADDE; this is encoded by the exons ATGCAAGAACTACTGGAAAAACTGGCGTCGCTCCGGGAGTATCTT GACATTCCCGGCAAAACGCGCCGCCTGAACGAGCTGGACCGTGAGCTGAGTGATCCTGACTTATGGAACGACTCGGACCGTGCGCGTAAGGTCACGCAGGAGGCGGGCACCGTGCGGCGCATCGTGGACGAGTACAACTCGTTGAAGTCGGACGCAGAGGGCCTGAGCGAGATGCTGGAGATGGCCGACGCCGAGGAACGCGAGATGCTGGCCGAGGAATACGGCGGCATTGCCGCGCGGGTGGACGGGCTGTACAAGGAAACGCTGTTCACCATGAAGCACGCCGACACGTCGGCCATCGTGCGGGTCAAGAGCGGCGCGGGCGGCACCGAGTCTCAGGACTGGGCCGGCATGCTGTCGCGCATGTTCATGCGCTGGGGCGAGCGCCGCGGCTACAAGGTGGAACTGATCGACCAGCAGGACGGCGATCAGGCGGGCGTACTGAGCTCGGAGTTCATCATTCGCGGCGACAAGGCTTACGGCATGCTGGCCCCCGAGCACGGCGTTCACCGCCTGGTGCGGGTGTCGCCTTTCGACAGCAACAACCGCCGTCATACCTCGTTCGCCTCGGTGGACGTGGTGGCTGAGGTGCCCGAGGAAGAGATCAACATCCACATCCCGGACAGCGATCTGCGCCGCGACGTCTTCCGTTCGCAGGGTGCGGGGGGCCAGGGCGTGAACACCACCGATAGCGCCGTTCGCCTGACCCACCTTCCCACCGGTCTCGCGGTGGCCTCGCAGGTGACGCGCTCGCAGATCAAGAACCATGACATCGCCCTGCAGATTCTCAAGCAGCGCCTCTACGACATCGAGATCAAGAAGCGCGAGGCCGAGGAAGCCAAGGCCCGCGGTGAGCAGAAGAAAATCGAGTGGGGCAGCCAGATCCGCAGCTACGTGCTGGACAAGCAGTACATCAAAGACCACCGCAGCGGCGTGATGAAGCACAACCCCGACGCGGTGCTTGACGGTGACCTGGATGACCTGATGTGGGCGGGCCTGGAGTGGATGGCAGGCAAGCGCGTGGCCGAGGAAAGCGCCGACGACGAGTAG
- a CDS encoding serine/threonine-protein kinase — translation MTEPAKRAIPGYTLHRTLGRGNTSLVWLATDPQGRDVALKLPHEETLRAQEAAERFGNEVRLTLKFRHPHMVEGYAGQAFGPEAFLTIRYYPDGALNEQLARISSRRLPPAAAMRLLADVASALAYLHHLGAVHQDLKTHNIYVDETGRAALGDLGNTYFVAQGGQVSGSPYYMAPEIYHGESSSAASDVYSLGILMYELLAGERPYQGHTYEELMVAHMTRFPAPLTHLNPAVSRPVSRLAGLALAKRPGERPSADAIRRALLRDLGETPQDEVYENSGAPAEPEMGKTTPVGRHGPVQSRTPRPEPEARPEPPKGGGWNPFKRRK, via the coding sequence ATGACTGAACCCGCAAAGCGCGCCATTCCTGGATACACCCTGCACCGCACCCTGGGCCGCGGCAACACCTCGCTGGTCTGGCTGGCCACGGACCCGCAGGGGCGGGACGTGGCCCTCAAGCTTCCCCACGAGGAGACGCTGCGCGCGCAGGAGGCGGCGGAACGCTTCGGCAACGAGGTCCGGCTGACCCTGAAGTTCCGGCATCCGCACATGGTCGAGGGCTACGCGGGCCAGGCATTCGGACCGGAGGCGTTTCTGACCATCCGCTATTACCCGGACGGCGCCCTGAACGAGCAGCTGGCCCGGATTTCCAGCCGCCGCCTCCCGCCTGCCGCCGCCATGAGACTTCTGGCGGACGTGGCCTCGGCCCTGGCCTACCTGCACCACCTGGGGGCGGTTCACCAGGACCTCAAGACGCACAACATCTACGTGGATGAGACTGGCCGCGCCGCGCTGGGCGATCTGGGCAACACGTATTTCGTGGCGCAGGGCGGACAGGTCAGCGGCAGTCCGTACTACATGGCCCCGGAGATCTACCACGGCGAGAGCAGCAGCGCTGCCAGCGACGTGTACAGCCTGGGCATCCTGATGTACGAGCTGCTGGCGGGCGAGCGCCCCTACCAGGGCCACACCTACGAGGAACTGATGGTGGCGCACATGACCCGCTTTCCAGCCCCGCTGACCCACCTGAATCCGGCGGTCTCCCGCCCGGTGTCGCGGCTGGCCGGGCTGGCACTGGCCAAGCGTCCCGGCGAACGCCCCAGTGCCGACGCGATTCGCCGCGCCCTGCTCAGGGATCTGGGCGAGACGCCACAGGACGAGGTGTACGAGAATTCAGGTGCGCCTGCTGAACCGGAAATGGGCAAGACGACGCCGGTAGGACGGCACGGTCCCGTTCAGTCACGGACGCCCCGCCCCGAACCCGAGGCCAGGCCGGAGCCGCCTAAGGGCGGGGGCTGGAATCCCTTCAAGCGCCGCAAGTAG
- a CDS encoding thioredoxin family protein yields the protein MTHRTATVLAAVLLTAAAGASTATPAQPATADRATVRYLPYTKAAYDAARGKKRVLFFHATWCTNCKAADADILGKLAEIPEDVVIFKTDYDKEVALKKQYGIISQHSFVLTDSSGKALKKWAGGKLSTIISKTRD from the coding sequence ATGACCCACCGAACTGCCACTGTCCTTGCCGCCGTCCTGCTGACCGCCGCTGCCGGGGCCAGCACCGCCACACCCGCCCAACCCGCCACGGCGGACAGGGCGACGGTCCGTTACCTGCCCTACACCAAGGCCGCGTACGACGCCGCCAGAGGCAAGAAGAGGGTGCTGTTCTTCCACGCAACGTGGTGCACCAACTGCAAAGCTGCCGACGCCGACATTTTGGGAAAGCTGGCCGAGATTCCGGAAGATGTGGTGATCTTCAAGACCGACTACGACAAGGAAGTGGCACTGAAAAAACAATACGGCATCATCTCCCAGCACAGCTTCGTGCTGACGGACAGCAGCGGCAAGGCGCTGAAGAAGTGGGCGGGCGGCAAGCTCAGCACCATCATCAGCAAAACGCGGGACTGA
- a CDS encoding cytochrome c biogenesis CcdA family protein: MLLLLVAFFGGLLTVLSPCVLPVLPVLLSGSVGGRGRPVGIIAGFIGSFVLLTLFLATLVNALGLSVDALRWGAVALLLLFGLTLAVPALQLRFELLAARALPQGRGSGGDGFLGGVLVGVTLGVVWTPCVGPILASVTTLALSGEVTGFAAAVTLAYALGVAIPMLAVMWGGRQLLHRPALMRRLGGIQRAFGVVLMLFAVGMVFGMDRRIQTALVENLPALQQLTFLEETPAVQRQLERTLP; this comes from the coding sequence ATGCTGCTGCTGCTGGTGGCCTTTTTCGGCGGCCTGCTGACCGTGCTGTCGCCGTGCGTGCTGCCCGTGTTGCCCGTGTTGCTGTCGGGTTCGGTGGGGGGGCGCGGGAGGCCCGTGGGCATCATTGCCGGATTCATCGGCTCGTTCGTGCTGCTGACCCTGTTTCTGGCGACGCTGGTGAACGCCCTAGGCCTGAGCGTGGACGCCTTGCGCTGGGGCGCGGTGGCGCTGCTGCTGCTGTTCGGCCTGACGCTGGCCGTGCCCGCCCTGCAACTGCGCTTTGAATTGCTGGCGGCGCGGGCACTTCCGCAGGGCAGGGGCAGCGGTGGGGACGGCTTTCTGGGCGGCGTGCTGGTGGGCGTCACGCTGGGCGTGGTCTGGACCCCCTGTGTCGGGCCGATTCTGGCCAGCGTGACCACGCTGGCCCTGAGCGGGGAGGTCACCGGCTTTGCCGCCGCCGTCACGCTAGCCTACGCGCTGGGCGTGGCGATTCCCATGCTGGCCGTGATGTGGGGCGGGCGCCAGCTGCTGCACCGCCCGGCCCTGATGCGCCGCCTGGGCGGCATCCAGCGGGCGTTCGGCGTGGTGCTGATGCTGTTTGCTGTAGGGATGGTCTTCGGCATGGACCGCCGGATTCAGACGGCCCTGGTAGAGAACCTGCCCGCGTTGCAGCAGCTGACCTTTCTGGAGGAAACGCCCGCCGTACAGCGGCAGCTGGAGCGGACGCTGCCGTAA
- a CDS encoding peptidylprolyl isomerase, whose protein sequence is MSDTYTADGFTQAPELSAERQTKFSSAPELGDGIEPGKQYRAVLETSKGRIVVELFPDDAPVTVNSFAYLLRHHYYDGIKFHRVIDGFMAQTGDPTGTGAGGPGYKFEDEFGSSHRHSGKGVLSMANAGPRTNGSQFFITFTATPHLDGKHTVFGKVIEGLDVLDKLTRIQPGMPGTPDVIESAYIVQK, encoded by the coding sequence ATGTCTGACACCTACACCGCCGATGGATTTACCCAGGCCCCCGAACTCAGCGCCGAGCGCCAGACCAAGTTCTCCAGCGCTCCCGAGCTGGGCGACGGCATCGAGCCGGGCAAGCAGTACCGCGCCGTGCTGGAAACCAGCAAGGGCCGCATTGTGGTGGAACTGTTTCCTGACGACGCGCCGGTGACCGTCAACTCGTTTGCGTATCTGCTGCGCCACCACTACTACGACGGCATCAAATTCCACCGCGTGATCGATGGCTTCATGGCCCAGACCGGCGATCCCACCGGCACCGGCGCAGGCGGCCCCGGCTACAAGTTCGAGGACGAGTTTGGGTCCTCGCACCGCCACAGCGGCAAGGGCGTGCTGAGCATGGCCAACGCCGGTCCCCGTACCAACGGCAGCCAGTTCTTCATCACCTTCACCGCCACCCCGCACCTGGACGGCAAGCACACCGTGTTCGGCAAGGTCATCGAGGGTCTGGACGTGCTGGATAAACTCACCCGCATCCAGCCCGGCATGCCCGGCACCCCCGATGTGATCGAGAGTGCCTACATCGTCCAGAAGTAA
- a CDS encoding helix-turn-helix transcriptional regulator: MKNRIKVLRAEHDLTQAQLADRLDVSRQTVNALETGKYDPSLPLAFKLARLFGRHIEEIFLDETHE, encoded by the coding sequence ATGAAAAACCGCATCAAGGTGCTGCGGGCCGAGCACGATCTGACCCAGGCCCAGCTGGCCGACCGGCTGGACGTGTCGCGCCAGACGGTCAATGCGCTGGAAACCGGCAAGTACGATCCCAGCCTGCCGCTGGCCTTCAAGCTGGCGCGGCTGTTCGGGCGGCACATTGAGGAGATCTTTCTGGACGAGACCCATGAATGA